The sequence below is a genomic window from Sulfuracidifex metallicus DSM 6482 = JCM 9184.
CTCCACTCTAGTATATTCTAGTCTCTTTGCAACTTCCAAAGCTTTGTCTCTATCTGATTTATACTCGTCTGTAAGGTAAATTGTCATCATCGGAGTAGATGGAGTTTTTTTAGAATCTACTATTTCTATTAACCTAGGAAGACCTAAGGTTACATTAAGCTCCCTTACGCCTGCATAATGAAAAGTTCTTAATGTCATTTGCGTTCCGGGTTCTCCTATAGATTGAGCAGCAACTACACCTACCGATTCTCCTGAATTTACTAACTCTTTTTCATATTCATTTACAGCTAAATTCAATATTTTGTCTATTTCTTCCATTCTTAATTCCATATCAGTATTTCTTATTCCGTTCTCTATATCCTGTAATATCTTTGGAGGAACTATCTTTTCAAGTTGAGAAAGCCTTTCCTTAAGATAATTCTCCATCTCAGGATTCATATTCATTTCCTCCACCCTACAACTCTCTCTATTAACCTATTTACATCTACTGACTTCCCATGTGCACTCTGCATTGGAAAGACGCCGTCTTCTCCATAGGCCAGCTGTATAACTTCTCCATAAAGACTTCTGACGCTACCATCATATTCAGCTCTAAGGTCAGACAGAGCGTTTATAAGCCTTCTCTGCATATATCCGCTCTGCGACGTCCTTACCGCCGTATCCACTAGACCTTCCCTACCTCCAGCCGCATGATAGAAAACTTCAACAGGATTCAGACCAGTTCTAAATGAAGAGTAGACGAATCCTCTTGCCTCAGGAGATATGTCAAATGGCTTAAAGTGAGGCAAGGTTCTGTTCATATATCCTCTTGTTAGTCTCTCTCCCCTTACAGATTGTTGGCCTAACATTGCGGCCATTTGGGTAATATTAAGAACGCTACCTCTAGCTCCTGTCCTAGCCATTATATATGCATAATTGAAAGGATCCAAATGTTTTGTTGCTATTTCACCTGCTGAATTCCTTAACTTGTCCAAAGCATCAAGAATATAGTTCTCCAGACTCTCCTCTGGCGTTCTCCCTGGTATTGGCTCCAATTTTCTTTCTTTGTACTGTAAAATTAAATTATCTACATCTTTCTTAGCTTTTTCTGCTTGTTCAGCTATCTCCCTTTTGGCGTCTTCTGGTAAGGTCACATCATCTAGAGACATAGTAAATCCTTGTATTTCAATAAATCTCAGAAAAGCTTTGAACAAATTGTCCATTATCCATAGACCGTATTCTTCAGGATATTCTATAAGGAGCCAATGAAGTATACTCTCTGGCTGTTGATTTCCAATGGCTTTCTTGTCGAAGACACCCTCCAAAAGTTTGCCCTTCTTTATAACGACATAAGAATCATGTGGGCAGTCCTCATCCTTACATAGCCTAGAGCCGCTTGATACATTAGACTGACCATGGAAGTTGAAGTCCTCTGGAAGGAAGAGGCTTACTAGCTGTTTACCAGTATATAATGGCTTAGGAGACAAAATAGCAGGCTCCCCTATCTCTCCATGAAAATCTACCACTCCTAATATCCTCATGACCTCCTCTTTGGTGAGTAAGGTGGTCTTAACGGTCAAAAGATACGCTCCGCTTATGTAATCTTGACCACCTCCCATTATAGGACCTCCGTATCTAGGCGTCAATATATTCCTATGAACTATCATTAGCTCCTTTGTCTCCGCTATGGCCTCTTCAGACTGAGGGACGTGTAAGTTCATTTCGTCGCCATCAAAGTCTGCGTTGTATGGTGCACAGACCAATATATTGAGCCTAAATGTTCTCCCTGGTAATATTCTGGCTTTATGTCCCATCATTGATATCCTATGAAGTGAGGGCTGCCTATTGAAAATGACAACATCTCCGTCAACTAAATGTCTCTCTATTATAAATCCCGGTGCTAAGGCAGAGGCGAACTCTTTCCTGTCTTTCACATATCTTAGATCTATCCTCCTTCCATCATTCCTTATTACATAGTTCGCGCCTGGCCATGTCTCTGGGCCATTTATTACATATTGTCTCATTCTTTCTATGTTTGAAGTTGTAACTCTTTCTGGTACAGTGAGCATTTTTGCAATATGTTCTGGTACACCTACCTCGTCAATACTTATGTTCGGATCAGGAGAGATTACAGTTCTAGATGAAAAGTCAACCCTCTTTCCTGATAGATTGCCTCTGAATCTGCCTTCTTTACCCTTAAGCCTCTGAGCCATAGTTCTCAATGGTCTTCCAGATCTATGTTTAGACGGAGGTAAACCAGGAATTTCGTTATCAAAATAAGTGGAAATATGATATTGTAACAAGTCCCATAGATCCTCCACTATCAGTTGAGGTGCTCCAGCATCAATGCTCTCCTTTAACCTTTCATTAATCCTTACAATATCAACAAGTTTGTGAGTTAGATCGTCCTCAGCGCGTATACCACTTTCAATCATTATGGAAGGTCTAATCGTAACAGGAGGTACTGGAAGTACGGTAAGTATCATCCACTCTGGTCTACTAGTTTTTGGATCATACCCCATGAGTTCGACGTCAGAATCAGGAATCTTCTCTAATCTCTCCCTTATATCAGAAGGAGTTAGCCTTTGAAGGCCTTCGCTTCTCTCTTCGTAAAAGTTATACGGTTTATCCAGTTTTATCTTAATTTGTTTTGTATTACAATGAGGACATTGATTGGCTTTCATAGCAGTCTTCTTTATATGATCATTGAGTCTCTTAGCAGCAGAAGGCCATCTATTTTTAATTGCGTTGTATATACGTTCATATTTTGTGATATCGTCCTGAGGTATCTTTAGCCTTCCGCATCTACTGCAGGTGGCTTTTAGAAATTCATATACATGCTTAACGAATCCTATGTGTATTACCGGACGTACTAGCTCTATGTGACCAAAATGACCGGGGCAGTTCCCCAAAGTATTTCCGCAAGTAGGACACTTCTGACCAGGTTCAATTACACCAAGTCTAGGATCCATTACACTTCCCTCTATCGGGGTTCCGTCCTCGTCATACACTTCTGAAGTAATTATTGCAGTCACTGACATTTTTCTTATTTCGTCAGGGGAAATTATTCCAAATTTTATTCTTTTAATTACTTTTTCATTTTCACTCATTGCCTTCACCCAAGGAAATCTTATCTCCTAAAATGAGCCTAGGTGAAATTACCATACTCATCAGCTCTTGAACTAGTAGCTTAAAAGCATAAGATATTGTCACCGGATATAAGTTTGTTTTATCGCCATGCACTGGACATACATAACGGTTCTTAGAACGATCGTACCATCCTACATAGCCACACTGTTCGCATATGTAAACAACAGCCTTATCTGAATTGTCTAGAAGTCTGTCCTTTATCAGCAGAGCCGTACCATATCCTATAAGGCAATCTCTCTCCATTTCTCCAAACCTGAGTCCTCCTTCCCTTGCCCTTCCTTCGGTAGGCTGTCTAGTAAGTATTTGCACTGGACCCCTAGCTCTAGCGTGAAGTTTATCTGCTACCATATGGTGCAACTTCTGGTAATATACAACTCCAAAGAATACGTTAGACTTAACCTTCTGTCCGGTTCTTCCGTCGTAAACTACTTCCATGCCGTTTGGAAGGAAGCCACTCTTGAAGATATCGAGCTGAAGTTTGTCTATAGGTGTCTTATAGAAGGGAGTCGCGTCCAGTTTATTCCCAGTTAATGCGGCATATTTGCCCGCAACTGCCTCCATCAATTGCCCTAATGTCATCCTAGATGGTAATGCATGAGGGTTCAGTATGACATCTGGTACAACGCCTTTTGTAGTATAAGGCATGTCATACTGCGGTATTAGCATACCAACTACTCCTTTTTGTCCATGCCTAGTAGCAAACTTATCTCCTATTTCAGGAATCCTAAGGTCTCTAACTCTTACCTTAACTAACTTATTACCGTCAGATGTCTCTGTCACTAGTACCAGATCTACTATACCTATTTCTCCATGCCTTGTTACTATGGACGTATCACGTTTAGACTGGTCTGGGGATAGATCCTTAAATTCTTGCAAAAATCTGGGAGGACTTACTTTGCCTATTAAAACATCTCCACCCTTTACTTCTGTCTCTGGAGGTATTATTCCGTTATCCTCTAATGACTTGTAAAATTCGGCTCCCTTATATCCTTTAACTCCAGCTTCTGGTAATTCAATAGTATCCTCCTGACCTCCTGGATACTTTACCTCCTCTGTAGAATACAACCTAAAGAAGGTTGATCTGTACATTCCCCTTTCTACTGACGTCTTATTCATAATAATTGCGTCTTCTAGATTATATCCTGTATATGACATTATAGCCATTATTGCGTTATTCCCAGCTGGTCTCTCATTATATCCTATTACGTCTAGAATTCTAGTGCTGACTAATGGTCTTTGTGGGTAGTGAAGCAAGTGAGCTCTACTGTCTGTTCTCAACTGATAATTTGCGGCGTATAAACCTAGAGCTTGCTTTGCCATAGCAGATTGATAAGTGTTTCTAGGTGACTGGTTATGCTCTGGATACGGAACAATCGATGCTGTTATACCTAAAATCGATGGAGCCCAAATTTCCATATGAGTATGCTCAGTCGTAAGGTTCTCTGGCTCAATTGATATATACGAATTTTCCTCTTCTTGTGCGTCCAGATATTCTATTTTACCTTCTTTTACCAGATCTTCAAAGTTCTTCTCTCCTCTCCTAAGTTTTTCGATATCCTCCTTATCTACGAGGGGTTTTCCGTCCTTTACTATAATAAGAGGTCTTCTAACCCTTCCAGAATCACAGTTTATTTGAACCTCATTTATAAACTCGGTTGAGATATAAGAAACGTTTACCTCATCACTTAATTCGTTTGATCTTCTTTTCTCTCTAATTTTATTGGCTAGATCATTTCCATCTGGATAGTAACCTATCAACCTTCCATTTAGATAAACTTTAGACCAACTGAGATACGTTTCTTGATCTTCCCCTTCCTCTATTATCTTTCTGATTACATCAGTTACCTGGATTACGCCTAGTTCGTATAGAGTCCTTTCTACTATTGTCTCGTTTATGCCAACTGAAATCTGAGCCATTAAAGCTAGGTTTTTAACCAAACCGCTGTTTGGACCCTCGGGAGTCTCAAATGGACACATCCTACCCCATTGAGTACCATGTAAGTCTCTAGCCTCAAAGTTAGGTTGACCTCTAGCTAAGGATGAAATTACTCTCCTAAGGTGACTTAGCATTGACAGCCAATTGGTCCTATCTAGAAGCTGACTTACTCCCGTCCTTCCGCCTACCCAATTTCCAGTTGCCAGGGCATGCCTAATTCTCTCTGTTATAATATCTGGCCTTACAAGAGCGTTTAATGCTAACCTCCTCCCTCTAACCTTTGATTTTTCCAGCTGATACTTAAGATCTTTTACGAAAGCCTTGAATGCGACTCTAAATAGACTAGCAAATAAGTCTCCAGCAAGCTTCAATCTCTTGTTAGAATAGTGATCTTTATCATCTGGAGCCCTCTTCCCTAGAAGTAACTCGATTACTTTAGATACAGAAGAAGCTAGATAGTATGCCTTCTTCAATCTATCTTCTGGCGTTGTACCTAAATGTGGAAGGAAGTATTTATCCAGTATCTGCTCTGCTTTCTGGATCCTGCTTTCCCTTTTTTGACCTATAGCAACACGATTGCCTATGAAATCTAGGGCATCCTCTGAATTATTTATGGAACTAGCCTGCTCTAATGAGGGAAGTAACTCGTTCTGAACTTCGTTATCTAACGATACAGCGTATACAATATCACGGTCTGTTGTTATCCCTAAGGCTCTCATTAATATCGCGAAAGGTATTCTCCCTGGCGCTGCAGAGAAGGAGATCTGGATCGTTCCGTCTCTCATCCTCTCTATCGTAACTGGAACACGATAGCTAGAGGTACTAGATATTATTTTTGCTGTATGTGTAATATTGGAGCTAGTCTTACCATTGTCTACCAAAGCCCTATTTGAAGCCAAATCCTCCTGGGTTACTATTACTCTTTCCGATCCATTGACTATGAAGTATCCTCCTGGGTCCTTTGGGTCCTCACCTATTTCAATTAATTTTTCTGGAGGTAGCTGAGAAGTGGGATCTGCTATTGATTTAAGCATAATTGGTAAGTCTCCTATATGAACATCTGAAGGTTCGCCTTCGATGTTATTTTCCACAGGTATCATAGTTAAATGTAATGGCGCTGCATAGGTTAGGTTTCTTAATCTTGCCTCCATAGGTGTAATTTCTCTATCTCCTCTGTCAGTCTCCATTAATCTAGGCTTTCCGATCCTTATTTTCCCTAGCTTAACCTTTAAACCTGGTATCTCTGTTTCAATTTCTCCTTGCTCATCAATTATTTCTTGCAGTTTATTTCTAATAAAGTCATTAAAGGAATCCAGATGCTGCCTTACTAACCCGTTTGCCTTAAAGTATGCTTCTACAAGAGTCCATTTATCATCTATAGTTAAAGTTGAACTTGACATTTATTTCACCCGCTTATTACATATCTTAACGCTATAGAAGTTCCAGTCAACTTGCTATTTCTAGTAATTTTAATTATATCTCCTGGCTTTCCTCCTATTGCTTTCACTACAGGATCTGATGCCCTAATCCAAGGTAAATCTTCAGGTTTTATACCTAACTTCTTCATTATTTCAAATGCTTCCTCTATAGAGAGGACTTCATGTTTTGGTACGAGGTAATGTATACGAGGATCTATTTTTTTACTAGAAGTTGCTCTCATACGTTCACCAAGAAGTGTATCATAAAGAAAGAGATTTGGCATTTAAGAGTTTATCACAGCAAGTTCATTATCCTTCTAGCGGACTCTATTAAAGACTTAGCGTTCTCAATTTCCTCATCAAATGTTATAGATTTTCTTGCTAGACCTTGAGCTTGAGCCTTACTTGCTACTGCAGCAGCTACTTTAGGATAAATTTCCCACTCAGTCATCCTTGGAATAATGTATGATTCAGATGCACCCTTAGTCCTCACATGTGATGCTAATTCCCTAGCAGCCTCAATGACCATTTCGTCCGTTATTGTCTTTGCTCTAACGTCTAAAGCTCCTCTAAATACTGCAGGAAATATTAATGAATTATTTAATTGATTTTCAAAATCGCTTCTTCCTGTCCCTACTATTTTAGCCCCAGCTTTCTTAGCCTCATCAGGCCATATTTCAGGAACTGGATTGGCAAGTGCGAATACTATAGGATCCTTATTCATGAGTTTTATTTGATCTGGCTTTATTGTACCTGGCTCAGGCTTGGAAGCCGCTATTAGTACATCAGTTCCCTTAAAGGCTTCTTCGAAGGTAGTAACGTTATCCTTATTAGTTTTTTGTAAAAGATCGTATTTCCATGCATTTTCAACTTTCATTTCTTCCTCGTCTTTTCTTCCCCTAAATAAAGGGCCAAAAGAATCTGTCATTATCATATTCTCATAAGGTATTCCGTATGAGTTAAGCAGCCTCGCAGTTGCTATATTAGCAGCACCAGATCCATAAAGTAAAATCCTAGTGTTCTTAGGATCTCTATCTGTTAGTTCAAGTGCTATGATCAATCCTGCTAGAGTTGCTCCTGCAGTTCCTTGCTGATCATCATGCCACACTGGTATTTGTAATTCTTCTCTTAATTTATCTAAAATATAAAAGCACTTAGGCGACTCTATGTCCTCTAGGTTAATTCCTCCAAAGGATGTCTCCAATATCTTTACTGTATCTATTATTTTTTCTGGATCTTTTGTATTTAATGTAAGAGGAACTGCATCAACTCCGCCCAAATATTTAAAAAGCAATGACTTTCCTTCCATTACTGGCATTGCTGCTTCTGGACCAATATCTCCAAGGCCAAGAACCCTGGTTCCATCTGTAACTATTGCTATTGAATTCCATCTATATGTAAGATCAAACGATTTAACTTTCTCCTTATGAATTTCCCTCGAAACTGCAGCTACGCCAGGGGTATATAAAATGGCGAAGTCTTGTAAAGACTTAACTGGGACCTTGGGAGTAACTTGTATCTTTCCCTTATATTTAGAAGATACCTCTATGGCCTCCTTATCGAAATCTACCATTTAGAATCCATGAGTATAAGCCTTATGAAGGTTATAAATAATTCTCACAGCTAATAAACTCAATATCTAGTTTATCTATCCTTATTTATATCGGTGACAATTATGGAAGAGACACAAGTTAAGAAGTTAAGACAACCTATAGTTGTTGTGCTAGGACATGTGGATCACGGCAAGACAACGTTATTAGATAAGATTAGAGGGACCACAGTAGTTAAAAAAGAGCCAGGGGAAATGACCCAAGAAGTAGGAGCAAGTTTCGTCCCAAGTTCTGTTATTGAAAGACTTTCAGAGAAATTGAAGAAAGTATTACCAGTTAAGTTAGAAATCCCTGGTCTCCTATTTATAGATACACCTGGACATGAATACTTCTCAAACCTAAGAAGAAGAGGAGGAAGTATAGCTGATATAGCCATATTAGTTGTAGATATAAACGAAGGCTTCCAACAGCAAACTTTTGAATCAATAAATATTTTGAAAGAAAGAAAGGTTCCGTTTTTAGTTGCCGCAAATAAAATAGACAGAATACCTGGATGGAAACCATTCGAGAATGAACCTTTCTTAGAAACCATAGGTAAGCAAAAAAAGGACGTTCAAATAAGGCTAGATAATCAGGTCTATAATATAGTAACTCAAATAGCTGAAGCTGGACTCAACGCGGACAGATTTGATAGAATAAAAGATTTCACTAGAAATGTTGCAATCATTCCAGTATCAGCTAAAACGGGAGAAGGATTACCAGATCTTCTAGCATTATTGGCAGGTTTAACTCAACGGTACATGAAGGAAAGGCTAACCTTCGCTGAGGGGCCCGCAAAGGGAGTAGTACTGGAGGTAAAAGAGGATGTAGGACTCGGACACACTATAGATGTAATAATTTATGACGGCATCCTTAGGAAAAATGATCAAATTGTGCTTGGTGGAATTAATGGTATAATTACAACTAAAATAAGAGGAATCTTCGTTCCCAGACCTCTTCAAGATATGAAACTAAGCAAATATGACTTCACGTCTATCGACGAAGTTTATGCTGCTGCGGGAGTAAAGATATCTGCCCCTAATCTAGAAGAAGCTCTAGCTGGATCTCCCATTTATGTAGTCAACAGCGAAAGCAACTTGGATGAAATTAAGAATAAAATAGAAGAAGAACTAAAGCAGGTAAGGTTTTACAATAGTATCGAAGGTATAGTTGTAAAAGCTGATAGTTTAGGAACTTTGGAAGCTATTGTAACAGCCTTAAGCAAAGAAAATATCCCTGTAAGGGTAGCAGACATAGGTAACATTTCTAAAAGAGATTTAATGGAAGCCTCGATAGTAGCGCAGCAAAAAAAGGAATACGGGATTATAGCAGCGTTTAGGGTAAAACCACAGCCAAGTTTAGATATATCAAATATAAAAATAATATACGACGAAATAATATATCAGTTAATTGAAGATATTAAAAAATACATAGAAAACATAAGGAACGCTGAGAAGAGAAAGACATTAGAAAGTCTGGTATTGCCTGGTAAGTTCAAAATTTTACCTGGGTATGTTTTCAGA
It includes:
- a CDS encoding DNA-directed RNA polymerase subunit B, with the protein product MSSSTLTIDDKWTLVEAYFKANGLVRQHLDSFNDFIRNKLQEIIDEQGEIETEIPGLKVKLGKIRIGKPRLMETDRGDREITPMEARLRNLTYAAPLHLTMIPVENNIEGEPSDVHIGDLPIMLKSIADPTSQLPPEKLIEIGEDPKDPGGYFIVNGSERVIVTQEDLASNRALVDNGKTSSNITHTAKIISSTSSYRVPVTIERMRDGTIQISFSAAPGRIPFAILMRALGITTDRDIVYAVSLDNEVQNELLPSLEQASSINNSEDALDFIGNRVAIGQKRESRIQKAEQILDKYFLPHLGTTPEDRLKKAYYLASSVSKVIELLLGKRAPDDKDHYSNKRLKLAGDLFASLFRVAFKAFVKDLKYQLEKSKVRGRRLALNALVRPDIITERIRHALATGNWVGGRTGVSQLLDRTNWLSMLSHLRRVISSLARGQPNFEARDLHGTQWGRMCPFETPEGPNSGLVKNLALMAQISVGINETIVERTLYELGVIQVTDVIRKIIEEGEDQETYLSWSKVYLNGRLIGYYPDGNDLANKIREKRRSNELSDEVNVSYISTEFINEVQINCDSGRVRRPLIIVKDGKPLVDKEDIEKLRRGEKNFEDLVKEGKIEYLDAQEEENSYISIEPENLTTEHTHMEIWAPSILGITASIVPYPEHNQSPRNTYQSAMAKQALGLYAANYQLRTDSRAHLLHYPQRPLVSTRILDVIGYNERPAGNNAIMAIMSYTGYNLEDAIIMNKTSVERGMYRSTFFRLYSTEEVKYPGGQEDTIELPEAGVKGYKGAEFYKSLEDNGIIPPETEVKGGDVLIGKVSPPRFLQEFKDLSPDQSKRDTSIVTRHGEIGIVDLVLVTETSDGNKLVKVRVRDLRIPEIGDKFATRHGQKGVVGMLIPQYDMPYTTKGVVPDVILNPHALPSRMTLGQLMEAVAGKYAALTGNKLDATPFYKTPIDKLQLDIFKSGFLPNGMEVVYDGRTGQKVKSNVFFGVVYYQKLHHMVADKLHARARGPVQILTRQPTEGRAREGGLRFGEMERDCLIGYGTALLIKDRLLDNSDKAVVYICEQCGYVGWYDRSKNRYVCPVHGDKTNLYPVTISYAFKLLVQELMSMVISPRLILGDKISLGEGNE
- the rpoA1 gene encoding DNA-directed RNA polymerase subunit A'; translation: MSENEKVIKRIKFGIISPDEIRKMSVTAIITSEVYDEDGTPIEGSVMDPRLGVIEPGQKCPTCGNTLGNCPGHFGHIELVRPVIHIGFVKHVYEFLKATCSRCGRLKIPQDDITKYERIYNAIKNRWPSAAKRLNDHIKKTAMKANQCPHCNTKQIKIKLDKPYNFYEERSEGLQRLTPSDIRERLEKIPDSDVELMGYDPKTSRPEWMILTVLPVPPVTIRPSIMIESGIRAEDDLTHKLVDIVRINERLKESIDAGAPQLIVEDLWDLLQYHISTYFDNEIPGLPPSKHRSGRPLRTMAQRLKGKEGRFRGNLSGKRVDFSSRTVISPDPNISIDEVGVPEHIAKMLTVPERVTTSNIERMRQYVINGPETWPGANYVIRNDGRRIDLRYVKDRKEFASALAPGFIIERHLVDGDVVIFNRQPSLHRISMMGHKARILPGRTFRLNILVCAPYNADFDGDEMNLHVPQSEEAIAETKELMIVHRNILTPRYGGPIMGGGQDYISGAYLLTVKTTLLTKEEVMRILGVVDFHGEIGEPAILSPKPLYTGKQLVSLFLPEDFNFHGQSNVSSGSRLCKDEDCPHDSYVVIKKGKLLEGVFDKKAIGNQQPESILHWLLIEYPEEYGLWIMDNLFKAFLRFIEIQGFTMSLDDVTLPEDAKREIAEQAEKAKKDVDNLILQYKERKLEPIPGRTPEESLENYILDALDKLRNSAGEIATKHLDPFNYAYIMARTGARGSVLNITQMAAMLGQQSVRGERLTRGYMNRTLPHFKPFDISPEARGFVYSSFRTGLNPVEVFYHAAGGREGLVDTAVRTSQSGYMQRRLINALSDLRAEYDGSVRSLYGEVIQLAYGEDGVFPMQSAHGKSVDVNRLIERVVGWRK
- the infB gene encoding translation initiation factor IF-2, whose amino-acid sequence is MEETQVKKLRQPIVVVLGHVDHGKTTLLDKIRGTTVVKKEPGEMTQEVGASFVPSSVIERLSEKLKKVLPVKLEIPGLLFIDTPGHEYFSNLRRRGGSIADIAILVVDINEGFQQQTFESINILKERKVPFLVAANKIDRIPGWKPFENEPFLETIGKQKKDVQIRLDNQVYNIVTQIAEAGLNADRFDRIKDFTRNVAIIPVSAKTGEGLPDLLALLAGLTQRYMKERLTFAEGPAKGVVLEVKEDVGLGHTIDVIIYDGILRKNDQIVLGGINGIITTKIRGIFVPRPLQDMKLSKYDFTSIDEVYAAAGVKISAPNLEEALAGSPIYVVNSESNLDEIKNKIEEELKQVRFYNSIEGIVVKADSLGTLEAIVTALSKENIPVRVADIGNISKRDLMEASIVAQQKKEYGIIAAFRVKPQPSLDISNIKIIYDEIIYQLIEDIKKYIENIRNAEKRKTLESLVLPGKFKILPGYVFRRSDPAIVGVEIQGGIVKSKSPLIKKDGKRIGEVLQIQDNKKSVDKASAGMEVALSIKGNVMVGRQIEEGEVLYTDVPKEDLEILTTKYKDIITDDMKKVIKEIIEIKKIDDPLYGINVQI
- a CDS encoding DNA-directed RNA polymerase subunit H → MRATSSKKIDPRIHYLVPKHEVLSIEEAFEIMKKLGIKPEDLPWIRASDPVVKAIGGKPGDIIKITRNSKLTGTSIALRYVISG
- a CDS encoding NADP-dependent malic enzyme produces the protein MVDFDKEAIEVSSKYKGKIQVTPKVPVKSLQDFAILYTPGVAAVSREIHKEKVKSFDLTYRWNSIAIVTDGTRVLGLGDIGPEAAMPVMEGKSLLFKYLGGVDAVPLTLNTKDPEKIIDTVKILETSFGGINLEDIESPKCFYILDKLREELQIPVWHDDQQGTAGATLAGLIIALELTDRDPKNTRILLYGSGAANIATARLLNSYGIPYENMIMTDSFGPLFRGRKDEEEMKVENAWKYDLLQKTNKDNVTTFEEAFKGTDVLIAASKPEPGTIKPDQIKLMNKDPIVFALANPVPEIWPDEAKKAGAKIVGTGRSDFENQLNNSLIFPAVFRGALDVRAKTITDEMVIEAARELASHVRTKGASESYIIPRMTEWEIYPKVAAAVASKAQAQGLARKSITFDEEIENAKSLIESARRIMNLL